From the Lolium rigidum isolate FL_2022 chromosome 2, APGP_CSIRO_Lrig_0.1, whole genome shotgun sequence genome, one window contains:
- the LOC124689180 gene encoding receptor-like protein 2, producing the protein MSCNERSTPSLPPASSLCAIVGGCMGEQVNCRRQKTDRSEAGDREQSGRVGARAAARWLLLHRRSGGGRLEDGGKWRAGASWEIGRRAPGGASSAERLEEIGRRAPGGASSAERLEVAERLGTEPCRSGAAREVEGRRSWRAEGDRERGSPRFDRGQSRQKLKPLVSSLFVEKTMQILNRSHMNRIPIPFFGLALALLVSLASHTNSCMEQDKISLLQLLAGFSRDGGLMASWRSDKDCCAWEGITCSSPNRTVTDILLASRGLEGSISPFIGNLTGLLRFDLSCNSLSGSLPLELMQSSSIIVLDVSFNRLTGSLSELPSSAPVQPLQVLNISSNLFTGRFPLTTWEVMKSLVTLNASTNSFTGEIPTTPCASAPSFAVLELSFNQFSGNIPPELSNCSVLKLLNAGYNNLSGTLPDEFFKVNSLEHLSLPSNWLEGALNGIINLTNLVTLDLGVNELSGNIPHSIGELKRLEELHPELNYMSGELPSALSNCTNLVRIDLMSNQFSGELTKVNFANLPNLKYLDLLYNNFTGIIPESIYSCSRLTALRLSQNNFYGQLSERIGNLKSLSFLSLVRNSLTNITRTLQILGTSKSLKTLFLGFNFMHETMPNDYTIDGFENLQVLGLNDCSLSGNIPHWLSKLTNLRMLFLLNNQLTETIPDWISSLNFLFCLDISNNSLTGKIPSALMDMPMLRSDNNIAPNVFELSVYDKISSLQYLRLGAFPKMLNLGMNNFAGSIPEELGKLQALFSLNLSSNKLSGEIPQSLFTLKNLQVLDLSNNRLTGTIPAALNNLHFLSKFNVSNNDLEGPMPTVGQLSTFPDSSFDGNPTLCGPMIVNHCSSTEAGQATIISTKGIGTKVVFAIAFGVFFVAGVLYDQIVLSRYVG; encoded by the exons aGCAAGTCAACTGCAGGAGACAGAAAACGGATCGGAGCGAAGCTGGAGATAGAGAGCAGAGCGGGCGGGTTGGGGCTCGCGCGGCGGCCCGCTGGCTGCTGCTGCACAGGAGATCGGGAGGCGGGCGCCTGGAGGATGGCGGGAAGTGGAGGGCCGGAGCTTCGTGGGAGATCGGGAGGCGGGCGCCTGGAGGAGCTTCGTCGGCAGAGCGCCTGGAGGAGATCGGGAGGCGGGCGCCTGGAGGAGCTTCGTCGGCAGAGCGCCTGGAGGTGGCAGAGCGCCTGGGGACGGAACCTTGCAGGAGCGGGGCGGCGCGGGAAGTGGAGGGCCGGAGATCCTGGCGCGCCGAAGGAGATCGGGAGCGGGGCTCACCTCGATTTGATCGGGGGCAGAGCAG ACAAAAGCTTAAGCCTCTAGTTTCCAGTTTGTTTGTCGAGAAAACCATGCAGATCCTCAATCGCTCACACATGAACCGAATTCCCATACCTTTCTTTGGGTTAGCTCTTGCGCTACTAGTCTCATTGGCGTCTCACACCAACTCCTGCATGGAGCAGGATAAGATCTCTCTTCTCCAGCTCCTTGCTGGGTTCTCACGGGATGGAGGCCTCATGGCATCATGGCGGAGCGACAAGGACTGCTGCGCGTGGGAAGGGATCACCTGCAGCAGTCCCAATAGGACGGTCACGGATATTTTGCTGGCTTCTCGAGGTCTTGAAGGATCCATCTCGCCATTCATTGGCAACCTCACTGGCCTGTTGCGATTCGATCTGTCCTGCAACTCGCTGTCTGGTAGCTTACCACTTGAGTTAATGCAGTCCAGCAGCATCATTGTCCTTGACGTCAGCTTCAACCGCCTCACAGGAAGCCTGAGTGAGCTGCCATCTTCAGCACCCGTCCAGCCTCTGCAGGTACTTAACATCTCGAGCAACTTGTTCACAGGAAGGTTTCCACTAAcgacatgggaggtgatgaagagTCTGGTCACGCTGAATGCCAGCACCAACAGTTTTACTGGGGAGATACCAACTACACCCTGTGCTAGCGCGCCATCTTTTGCTGTGCTCGAACTCAGTTTTAACCAGTTCAGTGGGAACATCCCACCAGAGCTCAGTAATTGCTCTGTGCTGAAATTGCTCAACGCTGGCTACAACAACCTCAGTGGGACACTTCCAGATGAATTCTTCAAGGTTAACTCACTAGAGCACCTCTCGTTACCTAGCAATTGGTTAGAAGGAGCACTGAATGGAATCATAAATCTCACTAATCTGGTCACCCTTGATCTTGGAGTGAATGAGCTGAGCGGCAACATTCCACATTCTATAGGTGAGCTGAAGAGATTGGAGGAGCTACATCCGGAACTCAACTACATGTCAGGAGAGCTGCCATCCGCTCTGAGCAACTGCACAAATCTCGTAAGAATTGACCTCATGAGCAATCAATTCAGTGGGGAACTTACCAAGGTCAACTTTGCAAACCTGCCCAATCTAAAATATTTAGATCTTCTGTACAACAACTTCACTGGAATAATTCCAGAAAGCATATACTCCTGCAGCAGGCTGACTGCACTAAGGCTGTCTCAGAACAATTTCTATGGCCAGTTGTCAGAAAGAATAGGCAATCTGAAGTCTCTATCATTCCTATCACTTGTTCGCAATTCTCTTACAAATATCACACGAACTCTTCAGATCCTTGGGACTTCCAAAAGCCTCAAAACCCtttttcttggtttcaacttcatGCATGAGACAATGCCAAATGATTACACTATTGATGGTTTTGAGAATCTTCAGGTTCTGGGATTAAATGATTGTTCATTGTCTGGAAACATACCTCACTGGTTATCAAAGCTCACAAATTTGAGAATGTTATTTTTACTCAACAATCAACTCACTGAAACAATACCTGACTGGATCAGTAGCCTAAACTTCCTCTTctgtctagacatatcaaacaacAGCCTTACGGGGAAAATTCCATCAGCCTTAATGGACATGCCAATGCTAAGATCAGACAACAACATTGCCCCAAACGTCTTCGAGCTGTCTGTTTATGATAAGATTTCATCGCTCCAGTACCTCAGACTTggcgcttttccaaaaatgttgaaTCTGGGTATGAATAACTTTGCTGGTTCTATCCCTGAAGAACTCGGTAAGTTGCAAGCACTCTTTTCACTAAATTTGAGCTCCAACAAATTATCTGGAGAGATCCCCCAATCGCTCTTCACCCTAAAGAATCTGCAAGTACTTGACTTGTCGAACAATCGTCTCACTGGTACAATTCCAGCTGCACTGAATAATCTGCACTTCTTGTCAAAATTTAATGTTTCCAATAATGATCTCGAAGGACCGATGCCAACTGTGGGCCAGCTTAGCACGTTTCCTGATTCTAGCTTTGATGGAAACCCAACATTGTGTGGTCCTATGATTGTAAACCATTGCAGTTCAACAGAAGCAGGTCAAGCCACCATTATCTCCACAAAAGGTATTGGCACTAAGGTCGTTTTTGCAATCGCATTTGGTGTTTTTTTTGTAGCAGGAGTCCTATATGATCAAATTGTCTTATCCAGATACGTTGGCTAA